The DNA sequence CCACAATTTGAGAAAAATTTGAAATCTCCTGAGGAGGTTTTAGCTAAATACTTCTTACGTATTCATGCAAAGGATCAGCCAGGAACATTTGCTTCTTTAACGTCGTTGTTCTCAGAACAGGATGTAAGCTTAGAGAAAATTCTTCAGCTCCCATTAGAGGAAGGGAAAATAGCTGAAATCATTATTGTTACGCATAATGCGACAAAGAAAAACTTTGAAAATATATTAATAAAATTAAATGACTTAGATGTAGTTGTAGAAGTGAAAAGTAGCTACCGTGTTGAAGGAGATGGCAATCGATGAAGAGATGGCAAGGGTTAATAGGAGAATATGAACAATTTTTACCGGTGAATGAACAAACACCGAGGCTTTCTTTAAGTGAAGGGAATACACCTCTTATACCGTTAGAAAACCTTTCTAAAAAGTGGGGCATTGAGCTCCACGTCAAATATGAAGGCGCTAACCCTACCGGTTCATTCAAGGATCGAGGAATGGTAATGGCTGTGGCTAAAGCGAAGGAAGAAGGTAGCGAAGCAATTATGTGTGCTTCCACAGGGAACACATCCGCTGCTGCTGCTGCATACGCTGCACGTGCCGGTCTTAGATGCATCATCGTAATTCCTGATGGAAAAATTGCGATGGGTAAGCTTGCACAAGCGGTCATGTATGGCGCGGAAATCTATGCAATAGAAGGAAACTTTGACAACGCCTTACAAATGGTTAGAAATTTAGCTGAAGTTTCTCCTATTACGCTAGTAAACTCTGTAAATCCTTATCGTATCGAAGGTCAAAAAACAGCTGCCTTTGAAGTGTGTGACCAGTTAGGAACGGCTCCTGATGTACTTGCAATTCCAGTTGGTAACGCAGGAAACATCACAGCATATTGGAAAGGTTTCAAAGAATACGATGAGCAGAAGCAAACTGGACTTCCACAAATGCGTGGATTCGAAGCGGAGGGCGCGGCTGCAATCGTTCGTAATGAAGTGATCGAGAACCCTGAGACGATTGCAACAGCCATTCGAATTGGAAATCCAGCGAGCTGGGATAAAGCGGTAGATGCTGCTACATCTTCCAATGGTGCCATCGATTCTGTTACAGATGACGAAATTTTAGCTGCTTATAAGCTCCTCGCTCAAGAAGAGGGCGTGTTTGCAGAACCAGCTTCATGTGCATCGATTGCCGGAGTGATAAAGGATATTGATGCAGGAAAAATTAAGAAGGGGGCAAAGGTCGTAGCAGTTTTAACTGGTAATGGACTCAAGGACCCTAACTGCGCGATTGATACTGCTATGTTTAAACCTGTCGTCCTTCCGAATGAAGAAGAAGTTGTTTTTGATCATATTCTAGGACGTGTTAACTCATGATTACGACGCCGATGTTTACAATTACAGTTCCAGCAAGTACGGCTAATTTAGGGCCTGGCTTTGACTCTGTAGGCTTGGCGATAGACCGATATTTAACACTCCACATTAGTAAAAGTGATGAATGGACTTTTGTTGGGCATTCGCCTGACCTCGAAGGATTACCTACAGGAACCGATAATTACATTTATGAAATTGCAGCAGCTGTAGCTGAAAAGTATAATCAAACTCTTCCACCATGTCTTGTTGACATGTACAGCAGTATTCCGATGTCTCGTGGTTTAGGCAGTAGCGCCGCTGCTATCATTGCTGGTATTGAGCTAGCTGATCAATTGTTGGGACTTTCATTGACAAATAAAGAAAAAGCACATTTATCAAGCTCCTTTGAAGGTCACCCTGATAATGTTACAGCTTCGTTATACGGTGGCCTAGTCATTGGCAGTCACCGTGGTGACGACACTGATGTCATATTAGGCGGTTGTCCAGAAATTGATATTGTTGCTATTATTCCTTCATATGAATTAAAGACAAAGGAATCTCGCGGGTTATTACCGAGCGAGCTTTCGTATCGCGACGCAGTGAAGGCGAGTAGCGTCAGCAATGTTTTAGTTGCAGCGTTACTACAAAACGAATGGAATGTTGTTGGAAAAATGATGATGAACGATCTTTTTCATCAGCCATATAGAAAAAATGTTGTGCCTGAGCTTGAAACAGCACTTTCCATTGTTTCAGAGCTCGATGTGTACGGGACATCGTTAAGTGGTGCAGGACCTATCGTGTTATTTTTCACCAAAAAAGGAAATGGTGCGAAGGTGAAAAACGAACTTCACCGTTATTATTCAGAACATAACGTCCAACTACTGAATGTCGACAAAAATGGTGTAACAGTAACACAATACCTTGCTTCTAAAAGGGTGTCTCAATAAAAACTTAGCTTTGCGAAGCTAAGTTTTTATTAGCAGTGGCGAATATATTTCTCTATCTCTGTTCAGGACTATTGAGTGCTCCTCTCGCTACTACATGCAGCGACATTTCCAGCACCTATTGCTTTACCTTTGAAGTTGAATCACATACAAACCTAATGAGTGAAAAATAACTTACTAGGTTTGTTCTTGTGATCTTTCTTTCCTTTACTTTGTTTTCAGCATACTAAATTTTAACCCTTTGTGCAGTGAGATTAATACTAAATGGCTTTTATTCATTCCTTCATCTCCCTTCAAAACCAAACGACACCTTTTTTAATTAAAAAATTCATTTCTTCCATCCTACGAAAATATTTATTCATTCCCCTCTTCCATTTCCTGAAAATTCCGATATAATAAATAACTAAAAGTTGGTGGGGTGTCAATTTATGTTAACGATTGAGGATATTTATCGTGATTTACCTTCTTTAGAAACTGATCGGCTTAGGCTAAGAAAGATTACACTTGATGACACAAAGGAAATGTTTTCTTATGGCAGTAATGAAGAGGTTACTAAATATGTAACTTGGGATACACACAATACAATGGATGATACGAAGGGTTTTATTGAGTTTGTAATAAAGCAATATGAATCGAATAATTTAGCTCCTTGGGGAATTGAGTACAAATCTACTAATAAGCTCATTGGGACGATTGACTTTGTTTCTTGGAAGCCAACACATCATGTTGCCGAAATTGGGTACGTATTATCACCTGATTATTGGGGGAAGGGAATTACTACGGAAGCAGCGGAAAAAGTCATTGAGTTTGGCTTTAATAAAATGGATTTGGTGAGAATCCAGGCGAAATGCTTTGTCGATAATAACGCCTCGGCTCGTGTGATGGAAAAAATCGGAATGAGATATGAAGGAACTTTACGAAAAGCGGCGTTTATAAAAGGAAAACATGAAGATTTAAAGGTCTATTCAATATTAAGAGAAGAATATTCAAAAACCCGCTAACCTCATTCTAACCGTTTATTTATCACATGATCTAATTTCTAAAAGTACTTAAATTTTGTATGAATCCATAAGCTACAGAAAGTTTGGCAAGGATTACATTCCCGTTTCGACAACTATAGAAAAACCACTCTACAGTTCATTTTCAATTAATTGCGGCGGGCTTTGTTCATTAAATAAGGGTTGACTCAAATAGAGTCAACCCTTATTCCCTATAGCTTAAATGAACTTTTTAATTCTACAATTCGATTGAAGACAAGTTTTTCCTCGGTCGTGTGCTTAGGGTCTACATTAAAATAGCCATGACGGAAAAATTGAAATTTATCGTTTGCTTTTGCTTCTTCCATATTCGGCTCTACAAACCCTTGTGCAATCGTAAGAGAGTCAGGGTTCACTTGCTCTAGGAAATCGTGTCCACTTTTTTCATCTAAAATTAACGAGTCGTAAAGTCTAAACTCCGCTGCCTTTGCATGCGTTGCTTCTACCCAATGAAGCGTACCCTTTACTTTACGTCCAGTAAATCCGGTACCACTTTTTGTTTCTGGGTCATACGTACAACGAAGTTCTACAATATTCCCAGCGTCGTCCTTGACTACTTCCTCACATTTTATGAAGTATGCGTGCTTTAAGCGAACTTCACTTCCTGGAAATAGGCGGAAATACTTTTTAGGTGGGTTTTCCATAAAATCACTACGCTCAATATAAATTTCACGAGAAAAAGGTATTTTACGTTTACCCATTTCTTCATTTTCAGGGTTTATATCCGCATCGAGCCATTCTACTTCCCCTTCAGGATAGTTTGTAATGACAACCTTTAATGGATCAAGAACTGACATCGTTCTAGGTGCTTTTAGCTTTAAGTCCTCACGAATGAAGTGCTCCAGCATGCGAACATCTACTGTATTATCTGCTCTAGCAACACCAATTTCTCTACAAAACTGCTTGATGGAATCTGCCGTAAATCCTCGTCTTCTTAGCCCTGAAATCGTTGGCATACGAGGGTCATCCCATCCATCCACGTAATTTTCATCGACTAACTGCTTGAGCTTACGCTTACTCATCACCGTATTAGTTAAATTTAAGCGAGCAAACTCGTACTGTCTTGGTTCAGCATCCATATCACAGTTCGCTACAACCCAATCGTAGAATGGGCGTTGATCCTCAAATTCTAGCGTACAGATGGAGTGCGTAACGCCTTCAATTGCATCCTCTAATGGGTGTGCAAAGGAATACAGCGGATAAATACACCATTGATCGCCTGTATTATGATGCTCGGTATGCGAGATACGATAAATAACAGGATCCCTCATATTAATATTTGGCGACGACATGTCTATTTTGGCACGAAGGACTTTTTCTCCATTTTTAAATTCGCCTTTACGCATGCGCTCAAATAAATCGAGGTTTTCCTCAACCGTACGGCTTCTAGCTGGACTCTCTTTTCCAGGCTCAGTTAATGTCCCTCTATACGCCCTGATTTCTTCCTGTGAAAGGTCTTCTACGTAAGCTAACCCTTTTTTAATTAGAACCACAGCTCGATGATACATCTCTTCAAAATAGTTAGAAGCAAAATGCAGTGCATCCCATTTATAACCAAGCCACTCGATATCCTCTTTAATAGAATTAACGTATTCCACATCTTCCTTTAGAGGATTCGTGTCATCGAAACGCAAGTGGATTTTCCCTTTAAATTCATAGGCAAGTTCAAAATTTAATACGATCGACTTTGCATGTCCAATATGTAAATAACCGTTTGGTTCAGGTGGGAAGCGCGTAACAATTTCATCATGCTTTCCAGATGCTAAATCTTCTTTAATAATGTGTTTTATAAAGTTAGAAGATGATGTCGTGTTATGATCACTCATACAATAGTCACCCTTTCTGTTTAGTATGGCATTTCTGACACATTTATTAGTCTTTATATCATAAAAGCTCGTCCATATCTATGGATTTAGAAAAAAACAAGCTCTTTTTATGGATTGTTTAAATATGAACATAAAAGTGCTGGTTCCTATCAGCCTTTGTTATTTTATCACGTTTTGATCATTTATAGCATCATTATTGCTATTAAGTCCACTATCCATTCATTATCTTCATGAACTCGCTTCTTTTCATTCATTTTTCATGTTATCGCGCATATGTTTGTAATGGAACAAATGTGGAGGTGGCAATAATGGCTAAACATTTTCGTAACGAAGCTTTTTTTGAGTTAAAGTTTTGGTTACAAGTATTAGGTGATCACGGTCGTTTTATACATGATTCATTGGCACCAAGTGAAGAGGAATATATTAAGCAAGCAAAGTATTTCATTCGTACGTTTGATACATTGTTAGAGGAAGCGAGAAAATCGCTGAATGATCAACAATTAATGCAGCTATTACAAAG is a window from the Evansella cellulosilytica DSM 2522 genome containing:
- a CDS encoding glutamine--tRNA ligase/YqeY domain fusion protein, with translation MSDHNTTSSSNFIKHIIKEDLASGKHDEIVTRFPPEPNGYLHIGHAKSIVLNFELAYEFKGKIHLRFDDTNPLKEDVEYVNSIKEDIEWLGYKWDALHFASNYFEEMYHRAVVLIKKGLAYVEDLSQEEIRAYRGTLTEPGKESPARSRTVEENLDLFERMRKGEFKNGEKVLRAKIDMSSPNINMRDPVIYRISHTEHHNTGDQWCIYPLYSFAHPLEDAIEGVTHSICTLEFEDQRPFYDWVVANCDMDAEPRQYEFARLNLTNTVMSKRKLKQLVDENYVDGWDDPRMPTISGLRRRGFTADSIKQFCREIGVARADNTVDVRMLEHFIREDLKLKAPRTMSVLDPLKVVITNYPEGEVEWLDADINPENEEMGKRKIPFSREIYIERSDFMENPPKKYFRLFPGSEVRLKHAYFIKCEEVVKDDAGNIVELRCTYDPETKSGTGFTGRKVKGTLHWVEATHAKAAEFRLYDSLILDEKSGHDFLEQVNPDSLTIAQGFVEPNMEEAKANDKFQFFRHGYFNVDPKHTTEEKLVFNRIVELKSSFKL
- a CDS encoding GNAT family N-acetyltransferase, producing the protein MLTIEDIYRDLPSLETDRLRLRKITLDDTKEMFSYGSNEEVTKYVTWDTHNTMDDTKGFIEFVIKQYESNNLAPWGIEYKSTNKLIGTIDFVSWKPTHHVAEIGYVLSPDYWGKGITTEAAEKVIEFGFNKMDLVRIQAKCFVDNNASARVMEKIGMRYEGTLRKAAFIKGKHEDLKVYSILREEYSKTR
- the thrB gene encoding homoserine kinase, yielding MITTPMFTITVPASTANLGPGFDSVGLAIDRYLTLHISKSDEWTFVGHSPDLEGLPTGTDNYIYEIAAAVAEKYNQTLPPCLVDMYSSIPMSRGLGSSAAAIIAGIELADQLLGLSLTNKEKAHLSSSFEGHPDNVTASLYGGLVIGSHRGDDTDVILGGCPEIDIVAIIPSYELKTKESRGLLPSELSYRDAVKASSVSNVLVAALLQNEWNVVGKMMMNDLFHQPYRKNVVPELETALSIVSELDVYGTSLSGAGPIVLFFTKKGNGAKVKNELHRYYSEHNVQLLNVDKNGVTVTQYLASKRVSQ
- the thrC gene encoding threonine synthase, which translates into the protein MKRWQGLIGEYEQFLPVNEQTPRLSLSEGNTPLIPLENLSKKWGIELHVKYEGANPTGSFKDRGMVMAVAKAKEEGSEAIMCASTGNTSAAAAAYAARAGLRCIIVIPDGKIAMGKLAQAVMYGAEIYAIEGNFDNALQMVRNLAEVSPITLVNSVNPYRIEGQKTAAFEVCDQLGTAPDVLAIPVGNAGNITAYWKGFKEYDEQKQTGLPQMRGFEAEGAAAIVRNEVIENPETIATAIRIGNPASWDKAVDAATSSNGAIDSVTDDEILAAYKLLAQEEGVFAEPASCASIAGVIKDIDAGKIKKGAKVVAVLTGNGLKDPNCAIDTAMFKPVVLPNEEEVVFDHILGRVNS